The nucleotide sequence CCTTCCATGTACTCGAGGATCTTCCCTGGGTACGTGTCTGCAGCAGGTGTCCCCTCAGATGGACCGCTGTCTCCACTTTCAGCCATATCCACAGTTTGTTCAAGAAAAACTCCTCTGCATGCAAAGTGATCTTTCCTGCAACACTGTTCTTCTCTGGAGACACTTCCAACAGGTGTGTACGAAAGGCAATGGAGACAGAAGCAGAGTAAAGCTACAGAAAATGCCCAcagcagtagtagcagcagtgGGACTGTGAGAGTGGCAGTGGGCTAAGCTGATTACAGCCAGATAACCCAGATTAGAGCAGGGGCTCAGTCTGAATTGGACAAAGAAACAACTTTGTGGCAATACACTGCTGCCTTGTTCAATATCGCTCACACTTGGATGGAGACATTCACACAGTGCATTCTCATACCAGACCTGCTTTACCCACAGTTTTCATGACCCTGAATGTGATTGACACTTCAGGAATACCAAACTTCTGCAGTGAACTGTGTCTTATGAAAGATGTGCTCCCATTCTCCCGTCCATATGGTGTGATTGGACTCACGCTGAGAGACTAATGGTGGCATCAGACCTGATGATACAGACTGTCACGTCATGAGCCGAGATGTGATTACACAGGTCACTTTTACTATTAATTATTCATCCGCGCAGTCGTGAAAGCAGCTGTGTACAGGCGGGATACAGATGTGACAgctggggtgggggggggggagctgTCACCTTGATCCTTCACAACAGGTAAGCAGGAGGTTTTTAAGGAGCTTAAAACGGACATCAGTCCATGGATTACAGCTTTATCATTGTTCTATCATGCAGATGTTTTCAAGGATAGATTTTCAAAAcatgacagacagaaaacactttTTGTCACAAGGTTGTCATCCATCATCATGGAGCACAAGACTGTTGTTTTAACACTTTTGATGTATTAAAGCTTGTCATTTTGGTGGCAAAAGCCAGGCTTCTGCTGGCAAAAGCAAGGCTTGCCCTCTCTGGGTTggaggagagtctttgccccaagttgaggagtttaagtatctttgggtcttgttcacgagtgagtggaagagggagcgcgagattgacagacggatcggggcagcgtctgcagtgatgcggacgctgtaccggtctgttgctgtgaagagagagctgagccagaaggcaaagctctcaatttaccggtcaatctacgttccaaccctcacctatggtcgcgagctgtgggttgtgaccgaaagaacaagatcgcaaATACAAGCggcgaaatgagctttctccgcagggtgtctgggctcggccttagagagagggtcaggagctcagacatctgggagaggctcaaagtagagccactGCTCCTCCAGGTCgggaggagccagatgaggtggttcgggcatctggtcaggatgcatCCCAGACGTCTctctggggaggtgtttcgggcatgtctgtctgggaggaggccacagggaaggcctcggtatcctcccagaagagctggtggaagtggccaggcttccctgctgagactgctgcccctgcGACCCGGACCTGGATAAGCGGAGGAGgacggtatggtatggtattttGGTGACAAGATAACCTGATGCATCttcaacaaacatgaaaaaacacttCACACATGTTACagtttggatttttattttaaccctGAATGCAAGACATGCTCTGTGGATCACGAGCATACAGTACACAGAACAAATGGGCTTCACCATGACAAGAAAAGATGTCACAGTTGTGTCCATGTCAACAATACTATTTATTAACTTGACTGCCTTTCTCAAAGctaaaacaggaagtgttgcTGTCATGTAAATGTTATTATTTCAACATGTAACATCACAAACCCCAGCATTAAGAAATGAAGAAATCAGTCTGTTAGCTGAAACTGTGCGTCGTCAGACATGGTGCCATTTAGTCGAGGGCTGATGTAGAAGTCAGTTTTGTCACAGCAGAAACACTGCAAAACTTACAACAGCAAATCAAAAGATACAATGGCATCAGTCAGTCTTCAAGTCAGCATAAACACAACGAAATGTTTCTGTGAAAACTTCACATTGAAATGGAAAAGCAGCCGTTCATTCAAGTCAAGTAGTCCACTTTAAAAGTCTCTCACAACAGCTGAAGCCTGAAGTGTTGGGAACTCCGTGCTGACATGTCGGCTATAGATGCTGTGTTTGCATTTTCTGTTAGGCTACAAGTGTGGATGAAGAGGCTGGTGaatcatcaaaacaacaaagagaaattGTTCCCCTCTGAAACTTCACATACCTCACTGTTATTCATGCACAACGACGACTTGCTTTCAGACAATGAGGGTCACCAGCAGGCTTTGGAGTTCACAGGAGGGTTAGACTGGTGCGTTAATCTACAGATACTGTGAGCCTAAAATTCAAACAGCTGCTAACATAATGAAGATTAATGATGTTGTCACTTATTTTATGCTAATTCCTGTTATTCTACTAGTCAGGGAACAGATTTAGTGTTCTTCTGCTCACATGTTCATACTTTCTCTTTCACTAATGGATCTCAAAAGATTAATTTCTTGAAAACAAAATCCAGTGAGAattttgtgcaataaaaatgctAGAATTTTGCTGCAGCTTCAATTCGAtataatgaaatgttaaaaaatgaaaaggtaAAAGCAACTCTAGAATCTACTGCAGCATCGTGCATGCcttaaaaatacagaataatctcttaagtgttgtttttgttcactttGGGGAGTAGATTTCACGCTTTTGTCTAAATCTGTTTAAAGCCAATATTACTTCATATCCGCCGAGCTGCTCTGTTCAGTAGAGGCCGTTTGGTGCACTGCAATAACACATTACTTAATTAATGATTCCAAAAATATCTAAACATCTTGTCAAACCCATTGGACCTAAATTGTAAAGCCAAACTAAACGGATGATTTTGATGAGATTAGCGTCGTCTTGAGTGGCTCCTGTCTCTGCTGTAGCTGTGTCTCTTGTACCTCCTGCTGTACTGACTGtgactcctcctctctctgcttttgtcGCTGGCCCTCGAGCTACCTCTGCTGTGTCTGCGGTGGGTACGCCTGCCGCTTCTCCCCCTGCTGTAGCTCCTCCCactgctgctcctgctcctgtccCGGCTGGAGCTGGTGCTCTTACAGTAATGACTGCGGCTGTGCCTCCTGCCACTGTGGTAACTGGAGCTCCTCCTGTGGCGACTTGCGCTCCTCCTACGGCGGCTTGAgctccttctcctcttgctgTGGCTGCGAGAgtgcctcctcctcccccgGCTGTAGGATCTCCTCTCTGCGTGGTGGCGGTCTCGATCCTTTGCTCGCTCCCTGCTATGCCTGCTCCTCACTAcctcttccctccttctttcacGGTCTTTCTTCCggtcctctcctcccctcctctcctctgttgccTTATGTCTCCCCAAACCTAAAGAGTGTGCACTAGTTTTAGGAGGCTGCTTCTCTTTACCCTCAACCGTTTTTAATCCATTAACCAGTCCGAGAACCCCCAGCATCACTTCGTTGCCTACAGGATCAGAAGCCTCCTCACTTGTTTCAGGGCTGTCCTGCGTGCCGGAAGGTCTTGTGGGTTTACCACTGCTCTTCTTCAACATGTTGCAGACAAGTCGGTCCCTTAGCTCCTTCTCTCTGCGCTGGAGCTCAAGTGCTCgctccttctccacctccaccctctTGAGCTCCTCCTCTTGCTTGTGTCTGCAGGCCTCCAGCTGCTGAAGACGGGCTAGTTCCTCCTTCTGCCGAGCCTGCTCCTGTTTTTCCTGCTCCTCTCGTTCagccctctctttctcctgctgctgctgcttcacactctggagaaaagagaggacacaTTTGAAGACAGACAGAACTTTATTATAAAGTCAGAAAAAGCCCATTATGACCTGAACGGTATTACCTACTgagtttatgtttgtgtatgtgtctgtgcaaACTCTGTACCTTGGCTCGGGCCAGCAGCTCCGCAATGAGCCGGATGGATTCCAGGTTGCGCTGAGCCAACAgcagcctcctctcctccatggcGATCTTCATCTGCAGCTTCTTCTGCTCTTCTTCCTGCTGTCGCCTCACCTTCTTCAggttcttcctctcctctctctcccgcAGCTTCTGCTCTCGCTTTCGGatcttctcttccttccttctctccttctcctcctcttcctgctccttCAGTTTCCTAAGGAACAGTCAATATGTCCTTGGTGACTTGTTGATATTACTACTAACATTCTGGTATCACACAGTGCTGTGGCACAATGAGTTATAACTGTACTTATTACAGAGTGCAACCAAACACTAAGGGCTACTAAACTTTAACTGTTGAGTACGTTGTTCGTAAATTAAGGTCCAAAATTAACATATTAATCACATGATACTTTATTTCCCTTTAGGCACACTCCAGTTGAGCCACAGCTGCTTCTCCCTGCAGCTGTGATGGAAAAATCAACAGCCCATTTCCCTTGAAAAACCCAGTCTAAGATTGAAAGGGAACGACACTTTGAAGTATCTTCCCTCTAATTCAAACAACGCTGCTTTCATCTcatacctctcctcctccttacgccgctcctcctcttccttctcccgtcgtttctgctcctctctctgcctctccagcTCCTGTAACTTCAGTCGCTCCAGGCCTCTTCTCTTCAGAGCTAACTCACTCAGGTGTTTGCTGGTGTCAAAAGTCACCTGAGgaaaacagatacacacagagatAGAAAGCTTGATACGGACACTTTTGTTTCAGAATGGTGAGTGAAAAGAAATGATTACTGCTCTCTAACAAATGGCTGCTCACAAAGGTTGAGGAAAACGTGGTGGATATTTTGATTGTAACAGCTTGATATTGATATTAAAGTATGCTAATTTACCTGTAGGTTACTGAAGTGTCTCGGTTCAGACTCACTCACTACCAGTGTTAATTACGTCAACAAAATTATGACAATAAATGTTcctcaacgactcattttttcatgacgaaaactagactatgatgagctaaagtgcttcactgataataaaaactctgactctctctcatcggacattaagaatccacgTTTTTCCCATGCTGTGcgttcctgtgacaggctgagttattatttgaggggctcaCTGTtggcttggtctctacctgcagcagatgtgcttcatgaaccagctctcctcacctccatgcatctgtctcctcttcattgatgATGTTTAACccctggtgtgcgttagtgacaaagacacaaccgggggacgtctgtttgatatttgatgtttgctcttgttgccgctattaccgtaaaaagctccgcatGTAGagcttgatttgttccagtttggtgatacatcagacacatttagtaagttttgatcaactccttgttgaaagatgcagatgcatttcagagtgccgggaactgactgtctgtccagtgcgcccctcactgcaggtgcattcaagggcCATCgttaatgtgcaatacagcccttgtACTTTGTGTTCATGGCAGTTTtatgtgaatcaagagaatcaaaatacagtcatgtAGGTCACatcaagatttttttcttttgactttttagcagagacaggctgaattatttaacttaggacattacacaagcaaacatgttaaaggagtgaaatgttgacgattttagaAATAGCccccaaaattaacactgcttaCTACAGTGCTGATCATCAGGCATGTCATGTGCAAGCCAGATCAACCCTTCACATTCAGGAGATCCCCTACTTCCCCTCAAAGGCTTCGTGGGGCTAAAAGATGTCATCTGTTTTGAACTAATTTACCAAcatagaaa is from Notolabrus celidotus isolate fNotCel1 chromosome 10, fNotCel1.pri, whole genome shotgun sequence and encodes:
- the akap17a gene encoding A-kinase anchor protein 17A; translated protein: MQPPHAFTTMTTIVHDTAEAVCLSSEYNLYLKPIAKMTISVALPQLKLPGKSISNWEVMERVKGMVAPDQFSVLRISKSTMDFIRFEGEVENKTVVKSLLSRLDGKSIKLSGFTDVLKVRAVENKVDFPTRHDWDSFFRDAKDMNETLPGERPDTIHLEGLPCRWFSQKDSQFPDRPAEEVLTTVFQTFGKVRNVDIPMLDPYREEMMDKNFNTFSFGGHLNFEAYVQYQEYCGFTKAMDTLRSMKLMLKGDDGKAVACNIKVTFDTSKHLSELALKRRGLERLKLQELERQREEQKRREKEEEERRKEEERKLKEQEEEEKERRKEEKIRKREQKLREREERKNLKKVRRQQEEEQKKLQMKIAMEERRLLLAQRNLESIRLIAELLARAKSVKQQQQEKERAEREEQEKQEQARQKEELARLQQLEACRHKQEEELKRVEVEKERALELQRREKELRDRLVCNMLKKSSGKPTRPSGTQDSPETSEEASDPVGNEVMLGVLGLVNGLKTVEGKEKQPPKTSAHSLGLGRHKATEERRGGEDRKKDRERRREEVVRSRHSRERAKDRDRHHAERRSYSRGRRRHSRSHSKRRRSSSRRRRSASRHRRSSSYHSGRRHSRSHYCKSTSSSRDRSRSSSGRSYSRGRSGRRTHRRHSRGSSRASDKSRERRSHSQYSRRYKRHSYSRDRSHSRRR